In Candidatus Campbellbacteria bacterium, one DNA window encodes the following:
- a CDS encoding Crp/Fnr family transcriptional regulator, with product MDEADTVFKVVSGLVLLTQPFARTNYEFSDKCACVCGPEDTFGGLFGDDEYREDATTLVQTQVQAYRLEDVPSEVLLPMTQEAARNQREATAVVHGGSVRTRVARMLALLCRKYFCDNDVVVKITHQMLAELIAVTRESVTRALNELEMYEYITLKHSSIEVHDATALEEILLNGLD from the coding sequence ATGGACGAAGCCGATACAGTGTTCAAGGTTGTAAGTGGACTGGTTCTACTAACGCAGCCTTTCGCGCGTACAAACTATGAGTTCAGTGATAAGTGCGCGTGCGTATGCGGTCCGGAGGACACGTTCGGAGGATTGTTTGGAGATGATGAGTATCGCGAAGACGCGACTACCTTGGTTCAAACCCAAGTACAAGCGTATCGACTTGAGGATGTACCAAGTGAAGTATTGCTTCCGATGACTCAAGAAGCGGCTCGTAATCAGCGCGAAGCAACAGCTGTTGTGCACGGAGGATCGGTGCGCACTCGAGTTGCGCGCATGCTCGCACTTCTCTGTCGCAAATACTTTTGCGATAACGATGTTGTTGTGAAGATCACACACCAAATGCTCGCAGAGTTGATTGCAGTCACGCGCGAATCAGTTACACGCGCGTTGAATGAGCTGGAAATGTACGAGTACATTACCTTGAAACACTCGAGCATTGAAGTGCACGATGCGACCGCACTCGAAGAGATCCTCCTTAATGGACTGGACTGA